The sequence ACCCTCATTGGCCAGTGTACTGACCTGGCGATTCAAAGTCATCCCCACCGCACCCCGCCACCTATAATGAAATCTTCTCTCTCTCTCATACAAAGTACAGTCGaggtttcaaaaaaaatttatatataaaaaaaattttaattaattattaatgacataattgaatttatcaaaattcattggaaattttcgaaaaaaataaaagattttaATAATAAGATTACGGGACAGCAGAACAAAATCCAATATACACCGATATGTGGCAATAAAGTAAATTTATACTAAAAAGAGGTTATTTTCAGTTCTGTGTAGTTCTCCTCGATTTCAGCTATAAATTTCCTTCACATTGATTTCTCTGTATTTTCCGATCCGCCGTCCACAATCGGAGCCTTTCTCTCACGGACAAGACATCTCAATTTTCGTTACTCTCCTGATAACTTATCGAGAAAAGAGATCTTTTTTTTCGGGATTTGATTGGATTCTGATGCATTCGCTGTAGCCGAACAGCATTTGAATCGGTTCGATCTTTCTGTCTATCTGCCAATCTCCTTGAGCTTCGGCCGCATCGAATTTTCAGGTTTTTTGGGTAAAATTTTCAGATCTCTGTTTATTTGACATGTTCGATGATATGCATGTAATTGGATCAAGTGAATTGAGCGAGATgagtgtttttttttgtttggtgTGTGGTTTGTTGATCGTTGATGTTTGAGTGTCAGATCTCTCGCTTTCGATGTGAATTTGTATGGATATACGGCTGCATGTGCTTTTTAGATTCGTGTTTGTGATTTTGCtttgtttgtgttttttttgGTTGAATTGAGTATTTGTGTGTTTTTTGGTTGAATTCAGTATTTGTGTGTTTGAAAACGATGGCCTTTGAGTCTTTGTAAACTGATAACTTTATGATTACTTTTGGTCTTTTCGGAAACTAGATCAGGTTTGAGTGATTGAGTCAGCCTGAGAATGTGGTGAtttttatgtgtgtgtgtgaagaACGGCTGACTTTTTCTGTGTTTTTTCTTATGCAGATGGATATCTTGTTCTAAAAAAGAAACCCATTAATTTATActattttttatgattaaatttGATCAAAATTCTTCTTTTAGCCGTTGCTATAACGGCCAAAGATACGATTTTTATCCGTTATCATTGGTTTTAATGGCCAAAAATACGATTTTTACGAAACTATTACATTCGGTACTTGCGATAACGGCCAAAGATACGAGTTTTACCCGTTATCATCGGTTTTAATGGCCAAAGATACTATATTTACGAAACTATTACATTTGGtttgtttaattaataaatgaagGTTTGATCTATTTCACAcctttttttccttttcagcgGAACCGTTATTTTGTGGATCTTAGATTGTTTGCTTGGAGTTGGCAGCGACTAATTTAGACAGTATTAGCAATTAAAGACCCTATTGTTCAAATTTTGTGTGCTTAAATTTCTGAGATGCGGAAAAGATACATTTTTTAATTGTGCTGATAGCACGGTGAATGTGTCTTTCTTATTCACGCCTCTTTCCAGATgcatttgattttggttttttgtATGCTATATGATGATTTCGGTGCTCACCTTTGGTTAATGGTTTTGTTATTACAGACTTTGTTGCTGAAATGACGTCGTCAGCTGTATGGTTGAGGGGAAGAGTTAAAGCTGTTCCGTCTGGAGACACCTTGGTAATAATGGGAAACTCCAAGGCTGAGATTCCCCCAGAGAAGAGCATCACTTTGTCATCGCTAATGGCTCCAAAGTTGGTACGTTCAGATTATAGGAAACGTTCATATTTATTCTTGGTTGGAGTTTGGACAAAGTCATTTTTCCTGCTATCCTGGCCAACAGATTTTTATGCTTGTGATAAAGGTTTTATATCCTCACCATTTAACCTTTCAGGGGATGTGGAAAGAAAGTCTGTCGGTTCGTTTGACATCCATGCATGAACATTTgcttataaataataaatttgtgTGCCTTGTAGCCTCAACTTAGTGGATCCTTAAATTAGCGATGAATTGCATTCGCTATTTTATGAACGGTGCAACTTTGTTATATTAGAGAGCCTCTAAATTTAGACAATAAGAGCGCCTCATGGTTGTATTGACTCTCTATTGCAATTATTAGTAAGAGGTTTCATATTTGTAGCTATGTTCGGATTTTGGTTTTGTGACTTGTTTCCTTGGTTTTGTACATTTGAATGAGCGTTTGTTTCACACTTTTATCGGACCATCAGTTCtattttctatttatagggCGCACCACACAGAGGTAGTATCGATGAGCCTTTTGCATGGGACAGCAGAGAATTCCTAAGGAAGCTTTGTATTGGAAAGGTACGATattctttaatttttgtttgtttttaagAAGTACTAATCATTTGGACTAATGTTTTAAGTCTCTTGGAAAGAGATGACCCACATTTATTTGGCCTTTATACCTGACAGGAAGTCACTTTCAAAGTGGATTACACTGTTGCATCCATAAACCGGGAGTTCGGCTCTGTTTTCCTTGGAGACAACATCAATGTGGCTTTAGCCGTTGTCGCTGCAGGCTGGGCGAaggtttttctttttcttcttcctcaAGTTTCTAGATTCTCTTTGGTTTTATGCCTTGTGTTATGCTATTTCTTTCCTTTCAGGTTAAAGATGTAGGTCAACAGAAAGGAGAAGCCAGTCCTTATTTAGCAGAGTTGCTTCGGCTTGAAGAACAAGCCAAACAGCAAGGTGTGGGTCGCTGGAGCAGGGTATGTCTTAATTATCTGTTTGAAGAATAGTTCATGGAATGCTAACATTGAATCACCTTTTCTATGTGGATGAATTTTGATGCCTGCTTCTCCTGGTTTCTGGTTTCTGATTATGTTATAAAATATGTTGGCATCATTGCCGCATTCAGGTACCAGGTGCTTCTGAGGCTTCTGTTAGGAACTTGCCTCCATCAGCCATGAGCGATCCTGGCAGTTTTGATGCTGTGGCTCTCTTGGCTGCAAATAGAGGTAGTCCTTTGGAGGCTATTGTGGACCACGTTCGTGATGGAACCACGCTTCGTGTACATTTGCTTCCAGATTTTCAGTATGTCCAAGTGTTTGTTGCTGGGATTCAGGTATTGAACCTGACTGGACAATCATTTGCGGTCAAGGTTTTAGTACATCGTTTTCCATTCTTAGTTTCCCGATGTTAATTCTCCCAACTGCGATTTTTCTATTAGTCACCATCTGCGGGTAGGAGGGCTGCATCGGAAACTGCCGTTGTAGCTGACACAGCCTCGACCGAACAAAATGGAGATTCAGCGGCGGAATCTCGTGCCCCATTAACATCGGCAAAGAGATTTGCTGCCTCTTCAGCATCCATGGTTGAAGTTCCTCCAGATCCCTTTGGTAGAGAAGCAAAACATTTCACTGAGTCTCGTGTGTTGCACAGAGATGTGAGTATCGTTGAAATTTTTCAGTTTAATCTCTTAAAAATTGTAACTAAGATGTATTTGTCCTATTGTTGTAACAGGTCCGGGTTGTATTAGAGGGTGTTGACAAATTTAGCAATTTAACTGGTTCGGTATTTTATCCTGATGGGGAATCAGCAAAGGACTTGGCATTGGAGCTTGTTGAAAATGTAAGATTAAAAACTTGTTACTCTTTTTTCCAAAAAACGGCGCTTTGGATTAGATTATGGACCTAATTGAGCTCCAACTCTCTTGACATTTAATGTAGTGCACGAAGGAGAATTTGATGCCTGATACAGGCTTCTGAACCAGTGGATCAATATAATATTCGAGCTTActctttcatttatttttaatttataatttactatttgaaagatattccgAAGTGATCCCTACTTGAGACAGTAACTGGAAACAAAACTATAAAAAAAGTTGATTATGATACATGGATTGCAATTGTTCTTGTGACAACAATTTGGTGTCGGATTGTTTTTCTCATCATAAAGGTGGTGAATCAGAATGGAGTGTGTCACCTAACACAGTTTTGCACATGCATCAATGCTTGTCAAAGCATGAGTTTTTATTTACTTCCTGAACACtcattattgttattttttgtattttattgATGAATTAGTTTGATGCTGTAAAAGCCAACTTCCTATTGATGAATTAGTATGGAGATGATTCAGTGGGCAGCATGACTGTTATAAACcaaaaacaataacaaaattcatttaaatttcttgtttaaattttgttttctgcAGGTTTTggcaaatataaattatttctaTTTAAATTTCCACTTGCATTATGAGCATTCACTGATATTGATTCCTCTCCAGTTAATATCTTGATCTATTTTGCTCTGAAGATTTATTCCTTAGAGAATTTCCTGTTATGGTTTTACAGGGTTTAGCTAAATATGTGGAATGGAGCGCAAGCTTGTTGGAAGATGATGCTAGAAGGAAGTTGAAGAATGCTGAGCTTCAAGCAAAGAAGGCCCGGTTAAGGATGTGGACTAACTATGTTCCCCCTGCATCGAACTCGAAGGCCATTCATGACCAAAACTTTACAGGAAAAGTAAGTCACTCCTGGTGTTGACAGTACACCTCCTTTTTCCTGCCCTTTTCACAGAAACTTAGATTTGAACATATGTAGGTCATTGAAGTTGTGAGTGGGGATTGTATCATTGTTGCTGATGACTCAATGCCATTTGGAGATCCATCTGCAGAGCGACGAGTCAATCTCTCAAGCATAAGGGGTCCTAAAATGGGTAATCCTCGTAAAGATCAAAAACCTGATCCCTATGCTCGTGATGCAAAGGAATTTCTGAGAACACGCTTAATTGGCCGTCAAGTATGGTTCTTGACTTTTAATACACTATTTCCAGTACCGCATTTGTATTATACTATCAGCTCCTGTACCGCATTTGTATTATAATATCAGCTCTCTTCAGGTGCATGTTGCGATGGAGTATTCTAGGAAGGTTAGTTTGGCTGATGGGCCTGCTGCTTCATCCGGATCAACTGAAACGAGAGTGATGGATTTTGGATCTGTCTTCCTTCCAACCAAAGATGGGATTGAGCCTGCATCTGGAACAGGCAGTCAACAGACTGGGGCAAATATTGCTGAGCTATTAGTAGCTCGTGGTTTTGCCACTGTTGTCAGACATCGTGATTTTGAGGAGAGATCAAATCATTATGATGGCCTTCTTTCTGCCGAATCTCGTGCAATTTCTGGGAAGAAGGGCATGCATTCCGCCAAAGAGCCTCCAGTGAGGCATGTAACTGATCTGCTAACGGTTAGTATTTTGTGATATTTAATTGCTTATACTACTTtttgttaaataaattttgttgtgtttattttcattaaattaaattaaattactgAAACAAGTGCTTTTTTGTCCTTGTATTTGAAATTGTCTCAGGCTTCTGCCAAGAAAGCGAAAGACTTCTTGCCCTCTTTGCAACGCAGTGGGAGGATGACTGCTGTTGTTGAATATGTGCTCAGTGGCCatcgatttaaaattgatattccCAAAGCAACCTGCAGCCTTGCTTTCTCATTATCTGGGGTTAGATGTCCTGGTCGTGGAGAGCCTTATTCTGAAGAAGCTATTTCGTTTATGAGAAGGAGAATAATGCAGAGGGATGTTGAGGTATTGTTGTCCTTGTCCTTGTCCTTGTCCTTGTCCTTGTCCTTGTCCTTGTCCTTGTCCTTGTCTTATTAGATTCCAGGATTCTGCTTTCATACCTTACTGTGTTTTATAATCTCTTGCTCTAGATTGAAGTAGAAACTGTTGATAAAACCGGAACTTTCTTGGGAACCCTATGGGAGTCCAGAACCAATATGTCAATACCTCTTCTGGAAGCTGGCCTGGCAAAGCTTCAATCTTTTGGCATTGATAGGATCCAGGATGCTCACCTTCTGGCTCAAGCAGAGCAGTCAGCAAAACAAAAGAAGTTGAAGGTGAGCACTCTAGTGTTTAACTTACAATCCTTGTTCCGGACCTTTTATTCCTAATATTTTCAATTGCAGATATGGGAGAATCATGTAGAGGGAGAAGAAGTTCCTAATGGTTCAGCTATTGAAAGAAGGCAGAAAGAAGAGATCAAGGTATGTGGGCCTTAAAAATGCTCACACTTTGATGTTGTCTTTTGTTTTTAATGGAAATATGTTAAACCGCGTGATCTTTCATAGGTGGTGGTTACCGAAGTCCTGGGAGGTGGTAAATTCTATGTTCAGTCTGTTTCTGATCAGAAGGTGGCTGCTATACAGAAGCAGCTTGCTTCTCTAAACCTTCATGATGCTCCTTTAATTGGGGCCTTCAATCCTAAAAGGGGGGATATTGTTTTGTCTCAATTTAGTGCCGATAATTCTTGGAACCGAGCAATGGTAAGATGCTATGCATGTAGATGCTCTTTAGATTTGTTGAAGATAATTAATGAATCTGATGATAATTCGATATTATTCATCCCGTTTCTTGTTTTAAGTTTCATAGTACTACTTGAATCAAagcttttgaaattgaaatgtATTGAAGTGGATACTGATTCTACATTGACTTGGAAATATGTTAATGGTATAATAAGATGAATATATATTCCTTGAAATTATTTTTGCTTGCTAGTTTTGCTTGCTGTTTGGATGTCATTTGTGATTATTATTGCTTACTGGAAAAGTCCTGAGAAATTTTTTCAAGTGCTAAACATGTCATTGGTGTAAAATAGAAAGAAAACTTGGCAGCTTATAATAACCACATGTTGACATGAAaacttatatttttttagttgGGTTTGGTCCATGATACATACTTTATTTAAGTAGATTGAAGCTATACATATACCCTTTGTTCACCATGGAAATTATTAACTTTTCACTGTTTCTTTTCTGTTTTTCTAACatcttaatttaaattttgaagatTGTGAACACTCCTCGAGGTGCTGTTGAATCTGCAAATGACCAGTTTGAGGTGTTCTACATTGACTATGGAAATCAAGAAACCGTCCCTTTCAGTCATTTGCGTCCTGTCGATCCGTCGGTATCCTCTGCCCCAGGCCTTGCTCAGCTTTGCGGCCTGGCATTTGTCAAAGTTCCTAACTTGGAGGATGATTATGGCCAAGAAGCGGCGGTTCGTTTGAGCAAACACTTACTAAGTGCTTCAAAAGAATTTAGGGCCCTGATAGAAGAAAGGGACACATCCGGCGGAAAAGTGAAAGGACAAGGAACTGGGACTATATTTATGGTTACATTGATTGACCCAGAAGCTGATATCAGCATAAATGCGATCATGCTGCAGGTACAACTGACTCATCTTTCTTGAAGCATTTTCTTAAGTTCTTCCTATTTTTATGCTCTAATATTGTGTGAATGATCAATCATATATCAATCAACAATTAGTTCCGATTTCCTTCCTCAATGACAAGGAATTGGTTTAAACTCAATTTAATGGAAAACCATGAAGACTAGTTGTCAACTTTCAAGTTCGCGCTGCagattttctttgttttcatgTGCTTATCATATGATTTAGAACAggaagagtttcattagtagggttgtactcCGATCATGACCAAATTCGTAAACTTGTCAGGAGGGACTTGCTAGGTTGGAGAAAAGGCGTAGATGGGAACCCAAGGACAGACAAGAGGTGTTGGATGCATTGGAAAAATACCAGAAAGAAGCTCGTGAGAAGAGACTCGCGATGTGGGAGTACGGAGATATTGCATCCGACGATGAGGATATGGCACCACCTGCCCGCAAAGCTACTGGAAAGCGGTGAACGCTTGCTTTTCTCAGCCTGTACCGATATTTACGTGGCTCCGGTATGAGTCCTAAAAATCTTGACGCAGGCGTCTATGATAAGTTATGTAGAGGAGAAGTTTAAAATTCTATAAATCCGCCAGTATGACATATTGGTCGGTAGTCGAGAAGAATTTTGcttgatttttgtttttcttgatTCGTATTTTTTAAGATTAGACTCGTAATAAGGTTTGACCTCCCCAACTTGTCTTGGATTTTTGTTTTGCGTCACATCTAAAAAGATTTTTTGTTGCTTTATTTCCTCTCTTGCTTATCTATCTATTGATCCTGCACTTGTCATCTGACATCAATAGTGTTCATCATCTATTATGATACattatagtatttttataaaACAAAATACACAATGGTCTCTTGGCTATAATCTCCTtttctttctctctctctctttttcttCGTTTTTCTAGTTTATAATGTTGAGTTTCAAGATCTCCAACATTTTATCCGAAGAAACATTGGAGAATAAAACTGACTTTTTCAGATTTTGATACTGATGAACTTGGTGAAATCTCGAGGCCATGCCCTCTCATTTTCCATACGAGTTTTTTTCCCATCTACATCTCCCATCTATGTATATCTTATCTATACTATtaagtaaaattaaattttaatcaaGTATTAATCAAAACCTTTGGTATGTTAGTGAAGTTTTTTATAATACGATTTTTTAACCTCTCAATTTCAtcgtataaattttttttcatctttattGTATctcttatcattttgattttaaaaatgatgattttgatttaatttttaaaaaaaacaaaaacaaaaacatttttttttccatttatgtTTCTTTACAGGTTATAACTTATaactagtgtttaattaatcttCTATTAGGGCACGATTGATACGTTGAAAAGGAACAAGGTATGAATGAAATCGATTTTGGAATGGAATGAGATTGGGAATGAaatgcttgttttattccattGCAACATTCAAAAAAACGAGTAATGCAACatgtacaaaaaaatttgtatATCATTTGTAtatacaaaaatttcatttattaaAATCCCATGATATATCAAATTCAACGAAAACGAGGATGTCACAGTCTCCCGAGTGTTGCAAACAGCACTCATGCCCGGTCGTCGGATTCAGATCGAGTAGCTTAGCTCGACTTAAATGCAAGTAAACACTCTACCAAGATACATCACGCAGTGGCCATCAGTAGCAGAGGTGTACTCTACAGTCCCCAGGCGTAtgcttgtgttatttttattttaatgaagGTAAGGGGTTTCATTTCATTTACATCGTAAAAGGCCATTTCAGACGGATTTTGCCAAGATCTGTTACAAAAAATTGGACTCGAATCCACCCCAAAACCCGTGGTCTAATCCAAGTTTTATCCGCTATCCATCGTACATGTTTCAATTACCTTAGCCCGCCGGAACTGCTTTTTAAAGAAGCAGCTCCAGACTCCCTCCGCATAATGTGAGGTCCGATTCATCGTCATCCTTAATTAAGAAAAACAGATGCTGTAAAGTAAAATTCAAGCATGCCCCAGTTAGAAGAAACATTAAAGCAAAATTATGGTCTTCAAAATTTCCTCGACGTCAAATCCAATCCAAGTATGAAAAAACCACATCTTAATAAATGTACTCTTATACACTGTCATACAAAACCTAACAAAGGAAAAAACAAGTGATCTAGCAATGGATGGCAGTGCATGTTCTCTCTTCGAGTTCCCTAATTTAGGGGGGACAACTGAAATCGTCAATGCCATCTGACTTCCTAATTGTCACGCCTTGTGTTCCTTCGCCGAGGAGCTGCGGCTGCAGAGGCATCGTCATCGTTCTGCTCATCCTTCTCCTCTGAGGTCCCTTGGTCATTTGAAGTTTCAGCAGCATCAGTTTTCTCAGCTTCTGTACTTGCTTTAGCCTAAATTCAACGATCAATCCATACACGAGAGGAACATTATCAGTAATtggtaaataataaaaacagaTGAGAAGCTAAATATATTATTAGTTGCATCGACCCACCGGCTTCTTTCCACCAAAGATGAGTTTCAACAGAACTGTGAAGATGATGACAATAACGGAGACGAGGATTCCAATCGTGAGGTTTGGTTGTTTCTCAGCCTTCTCAAGCAGGTCCTGCATGGTTAAGAGCCGGACTTAGAAATCTGATATCTGCAAGAGGGTTAGAGGGGGAACTAAAACCCGGAAAATTGGATAACTTACCAATACTTTGACTTTGTGCTCACCCAAGAAGGGAAGGTCTGCAGCTTTGTAAAGGTAATCAAATACAATTTTCTGAAACAATTTACCAGTAGAATGCTCAGTTTAACACCAGTTATAGGAGAAAGAAAATAGTTAAAAGGTAGGAAAAGTCGGTGAAAATTCATGTTTACCTGCACTCCCTTAAGCCCATCTGAACTAGGTTCCTCAGCCTTTTGTTTCTCTTTCTCTACATCAAATTTGGGTTTCCATGCTTTTTCTCGGTACACTTGTGCAACTTTTTCATCAGAGGCTATGAGAATATTGTCGAACAATATACCATCTTGCATTGTCCAGATCTCAATCCCAATTGCTGCAATTGGATCGAAGTTTGGTTTCTCCACTTCAAAGTACTCCGGGTTTCCAATTAGCTGAGCCTTCCAAATACCCTTGTAGTTAGGGTTCTCAATTAGTGGAGGCTGCCATTTTCCTTTGTACGCAGGATTCGTCTTCATCGGCTTCTTCCACTCCCCACATCCAGGAGCCTCTGAACACTTGGGGTTGTCAATTTTTGGTGCCTCCCATTCACCATCCTCTTCATCATCCCAATCTTCTGGTTTTGTAGCTTCAGGATCATCAACCTCCTCGGGTTCATCATCCAACCAACCTTCAGGCTTCTCAGCTTCTTCATCTTCAATTTCCATTGGAGCATCCTCATCCCAGTCCTCGGGCTTAGTGGCTTCTGGATCTGGGATTTTCGCCCTCTCATCCCAATCCTCGGGTTTCCTGTCATCGGGATCTGGGATAGTCTTTGGTGGGATAAGTGCTGGTTCAAAGTCTTCTTCAGAAAGGAAGTTagctttcttcttttcttcgccATCAATCAAGATTCTCAGCTCATTATCTGGTTTCAAGATGGCAGTGTAAACATGGGTCAATTTGTCTGATGGAACTGATGGCGGATACTTGAGATGATGTTCAACGTATTTTCCAGTCTTGGGGTTTTCATGCTTCAAAATGAAGTGAACCTTGTTAGTGGCTCCACATTTGTCAGGACCAAACATTATTGTGTACGGTGATTCATTGTCAAAATTCTTGGGAATCCATGCAGCATCCTGAGGGCGCAGGTATTTGATATAAGCACCTCCACATTCGAGGCCTTCCTGGAGGCGGACCTCAAACTGAAGTACAACTGTTTCATCCTTGAGTTCAACAGATTCTTCAAGAACTTTAACTATGGCATGTTTCTTTGCCTTCTCGCTCACAAGAAGCCCATAATCATCGTGTCCCTCGCTCTTAGAATGTTTCCACACACCTGAGAACATATCAAACACGTGCAAAAAGGAACATGATAAAAATCCCTATGTTTACCTCTAAAATAAATTTGAGCAAATGACATTATTAATAACTGGAAATCCAtccattttcaaaaaaataaccgTTTAGACAATCAAAACACAAAGCTTGGTAGGCCAAAAATAAGGGTATAAAGAAAAACCCTGAAGATGACTTCAACACCACAATTTAAACTCAAAAACAAAATGTGCCACCCGTAGAAGTGAACAGTGATTAGGCTTAACAATTAGCCAGATAAGTTCGCCTAGAGTAGGCAGAACAACAAAAAGCATAATTTGTATTGAAAACAGGATATTTGAACAGAGGTATCAAATTACCAAAACCCAGTGAATGTGATTTTAGAGTTCCAACTGTTCAAGTTTCATATTTTACTGTGAttctattttaataatataaatataaatttaaaaacaacTCTTTTTATTCAGGTCATTAATTTTTTAAGTTTCTGTGTCCATCCATTGTCAGCTGTGGAAACACAAACATATGTTCAACCAACATTGCAAAACTAGCTTTCATTTCCCCAGCCCTCTACGAAAATTCTGAATAGTTTACAACTTTAAACAGCTAATATAAACAGCCCTTAACAATCTTTTTCCTAAAGCTAGCACTTTCGCAAGGAGACAACAAATCAACCCCTATCGTTAATTTTACCAACTGCAGACTAATAAACCAACGACAATCCATGTCTAAATCAGACAAGGCAAACTACCAAACATACACAAAGACAGGCAAATTTCCATAGCGCAAAAGCGACTGAATATATAATATGCGCGTCAATCTCCGTACGCAAACACAAATTTGAACCAAATAAAGCAAAACAAAACCAATCATCGAACTAATCTAACAATAGCAGATCCGATGAACTCTTACCATTGTATTCCTCCTTCTCAGAAACCACCCATCTCCCCTCGAATTTCTGATCGAAGGACTCGTAGAATTTCTGCAAAACCCATCGAACTCATGAGTTGAAACAGATCCAACAAAACAGAAAC comes from Henckelia pumila isolate YLH828 chromosome 4, ASM3356847v2, whole genome shotgun sequence and encodes:
- the LOC140894580 gene encoding ribonuclease TUDOR 1: MTSSAVWLRGRVKAVPSGDTLVIMGNSKAEIPPEKSITLSSLMAPKLGAPHRGSIDEPFAWDSREFLRKLCIGKEVTFKVDYTVASINREFGSVFLGDNINVALAVVAAGWAKVKDVGQQKGEASPYLAELLRLEEQAKQQGVGRWSRVPGASEASVRNLPPSAMSDPGSFDAVALLAANRGSPLEAIVDHVRDGTTLRVHLLPDFQYVQVFVAGIQSPSAGRRAASETAVVADTASTEQNGDSAAESRAPLTSAKRFAASSASMVEVPPDPFGREAKHFTESRVLHRDVRVVLEGVDKFSNLTGSVFYPDGESAKDLALELVENGLAKYVEWSASLLEDDARRKLKNAELQAKKARLRMWTNYVPPASNSKAIHDQNFTGKVIEVVSGDCIIVADDSMPFGDPSAERRVNLSSIRGPKMGNPRKDQKPDPYARDAKEFLRTRLIGRQVHVAMEYSRKVSLADGPAASSGSTETRVMDFGSVFLPTKDGIEPASGTGSQQTGANIAELLVARGFATVVRHRDFEERSNHYDGLLSAESRAISGKKGMHSAKEPPVRHVTDLLTASAKKAKDFLPSLQRSGRMTAVVEYVLSGHRFKIDIPKATCSLAFSLSGVRCPGRGEPYSEEAISFMRRRIMQRDVEIEVETVDKTGTFLGTLWESRTNMSIPLLEAGLAKLQSFGIDRIQDAHLLAQAEQSAKQKKLKIWENHVEGEEVPNGSAIERRQKEEIKVVVTEVLGGGKFYVQSVSDQKVAAIQKQLASLNLHDAPLIGAFNPKRGDIVLSQFSADNSWNRAMIVNTPRGAVESANDQFEVFYIDYGNQETVPFSHLRPVDPSVSSAPGLAQLCGLAFVKVPNLEDDYGQEAAVRLSKHLLSASKEFRALIEERDTSGGKVKGQGTGTIFMVTLIDPEADISINAIMLQEGLARLEKRRRWEPKDRQEVLDALEKYQKEAREKRLAMWEYGDIASDDEDMAPPARKATGKR
- the LOC140860341 gene encoding calnexin homolog; this encodes MEDRKRKICIMQCLLLLSIGCFVSQLRASDDVKFYESFDQKFEGRWVVSEKEEYNGVWKHSKSEGHDDYGLLVSEKAKKHAIVKVLEESVELKDETVVLQFEVRLQEGLECGGAYIKYLRPQDAAWIPKNFDNESPYTIMFGPDKCGATNKVHFILKHENPKTGKYVEHHLKYPPSVPSDKLTHVYTAILKPDNELRILIDGEEKKKANFLSEEDFEPALIPPKTIPDPDDRKPEDWDERAKIPDPEATKPEDWDEDAPMEIEDEEAEKPEGWLDDEPEEVDDPEATKPEDWDDEEDGEWEAPKIDNPKCSEAPGCGEWKKPMKTNPAYKGKWQPPLIENPNYKGIWKAQLIGNPEYFEVEKPNFDPIAAIGIEIWTMQDGILFDNILIASDEKVAQVYREKAWKPKFDVEKEKQKAEEPSSDGLKGVQKIVFDYLYKAADLPFLGEHKVKVLDLLEKAEKQPNLTIGILVSVIVIIFTVLLKLIFGGKKPAKASTEAEKTDAAETSNDQGTSEEKDEQNDDDASAAAAPRRRNTRRDN